In Bradyrhizobium symbiodeficiens, the genomic stretch GCCGAGCCGGGCCCATGTCGCCGAGAGCTGAGTACGCGTTATGGGTTCCGGCTCTGCGCAGCAACGCTCAACGGCGTTGCTGCGCGTCCGGGACAGGGGACCGAGCGCAGAACTAATACGTGATCTTCGGCTGCAGCTTCTTCGCCTTGGCGATGATGTCGCCGACCGACTTCTCCGAGGGCAGGATGCGCAGCAGCTTCTTCTTCTCGTTGGCGTCGCGCATGCTCTGGGCGAGCCTCGCCGGATTTCGATAGGCGAGCTCGCGCACGGTAGTGACGCCGGCGGCGCGGACCAGGTTGACCTTGGCCCGGCCCATGCCGGGGATGCGCATGTAGTCGGAGACGTTGGCCCATTCCAGCAACAGCTGCTCGCTGATGCCGGTCTTGGCGGATAGCGCCTTGCGGCCCTTCACCGTGCCGGCGGCTTCGAGCAGCCCGTCGGTCGTGCGGATACCCTGCGCCTTCAGCTTGTTGGCGGCAAAGACCGACAGGCCCTCAATCTCGGAGATCGGATATGTCATGATACTCGATGCAAAATGCGCAGACTTCAGGCGAACTGGCTGAGGCCCGGCGTCCCCGTAACGATCTTGCCCATCTGATCCGCTCCGATTTTGTCTCGGCCGTAGCGGAAAAGTTCACGGGCGACGTTTTGAATTTCCGACATGCCAAGTCCCAGACCCATCAGGCGCGTGCCGACCGCCATCAAGCCGCCGCCCATCAGCCGCGACAGTCCGCCGCCGCTCCTGGATGCCTCGATCGCGGCTTCTGCTCCGGGAATCTGGTCGATCAGGGCCTGCACGCTGTCGGAAGGACCCTCGTTGCGAAGGAAGCCCAGGATAATGCCGACGGACTTTTCAGCCACAGCACTATCTATGCTGGCGTTTGTCGCCAGCCGCCCGATCAGTTCGTCCATAAGGCCCGCCCCTCAGCCGGTTGCATGCCGGAGTATTTCTTCGAAAATGATCTTGAGCCGGTGTGATGTGAAATTCAAGCGATGAACGCACGCGCCGTCGCGATTCAGCTTCGATCGCGCGAAAAGTGTTGCAGCGGTGCAAGAGCGAAGACGGAATCGGCGAAAAATTGCCGCGTTGCGAGCAGCTCGCTCCTACTTTCGGCTGATGTCGTCCGATTGTTTCCGGCAATCTCGCATGCTTGGAGCGCGTTGAACCGTTTTAATCGGTGCGCGACATGCGTTAAACTACGGAACTGGAGCCTTCGAGTTTCGATACGCGAAACCCGGCAGAGAGATCAGAGACATCAGAGAGAATAATGACCGCACAGGACAGCAAGCTCGGCGATACCGACGACAAGATCTTCGTCGGCAAGGGAGACGAGCAGGCATGGCTGACGCTGGCGCTCGCCAATCGCCACGGCCTGGTCACGGGTGCAACCGGAACCGGCAAGACCGTGTCGCTGCAAGTGATGGCGGAAGGATTTGCACGCGCCGGTGTTCCGGTCTTCGCGGCCGACATCAAGGGCGATCTCTCCGGCATTGCCGAGGTCGGCGAAGCCAAGGACTTCATCCTCAAGCGCGCCTCCCAAATGGGGCTGAATTTCCAGCCCGACCAGTTCTCGACGGTGTTCTGGGACGTGTTCGGCGAGCAGGGCCATCCGGTGCGCGCGACCGTCACGGAAATGGGGCCGCTTCTGCTCGCGCGCATGCTCGACCTCAACGACGTGCAGGAAGGCGTGCTCAACGTCGCCTTCCGCGTCGCCGACGACAACGGTCTGACCCTGATCGACATGAAGGATCTGCGCGCGCTGCTTGACGCCATCGTGCCCGATAGCGGCAAGAAGGCGGTGGACGCGACGGAGGATGCGCTGGCGGCCATCCGCAAGGCCGCGCAGGGGTTCGGCAACGTCACCAAGGCCACAGTCGGTACCATCCAGCGCCAGCTCCTGGTGCTGGAGAATCAGGGCGGTACCAAATTCTTCGGCGAGCCCGCGCTGACGCTGAAGGACTTCATGAAGACCGACCGCGACGGCCGCGGCATGGTCAACATCCTCGTCGCCGACAAGCTGCTGCAGAGTCCACGGCTTTACGCGACATTCCTGCTGTGGATGCTATCGGAATTGTTCGAGGAGCTGCCCGAGGCCGGCGACCTGCCGAAGCCCAAGCTGGTGTTCTTCTTCGACGAGGCGCACCTGTTGTTCAACGATGCGCCGAAGGCGCTGTTGGACACGATCGAGCAGGTGGTGCGATTGATCCGGTCCAAGGGCGTCGGCGTCTATTTCGTCACACAAAACCCGATCGACGTCCCCGACCGTGTGCTCGGTCAGTTGGGTAACCGTGTGCAGCATGCGCTGCGTGCCTTCACTCCGCGCGACCAGAAGTCGGTCGCCGCCGCGGCGCAGACCTTCCGGCCCAACCCGAAGCTCGACACCGCCAAGGTGATCACGGAGCTCGGCAAGGGCGAGGCACTCGTGTCCTTCCTCGAAGGCAACGGCACGCCGACCATGGTCGAGCGGGTGATGATCCGGCCGCCATCGGCTCGCATCGGACCGATCACGCCGGAAGAGCGCAAGGCGATCATGGATGCGAGCCCGGTGAAGGGCAAATACGACACCGCCGTGGATGAAGAGTCCGCCTACGAGATGATCCAGAAGCGCATCGCCGGCACCGCGGCGACGGCGGAGGCTCCTGCGGGCGCAAGCGGCGGCGGCATCCTCGGCCAGATCGGATCGATCGTCGGCACCATCTTCGGCACCAACGTCAAGCGCGGACGCCTGTCGACCGGCCAGGTCATTGCGCGTGACGTGACGCGATCGGTCACCAACCAGGTGATCGGCGGGATGGCCGCCAATATCGGCAAGTCGGTCGGCGGCCAGCTCGGCGGCTCGATCGGTCGCACGCTGGTCCGCGGCGCGCTCGGCGGATTGCTGCGGCGGTAGGCAGTTCAAGACTTCGTTTCAGGCAATCCGCTTCCGGCTGGTGCGTCGACCTCGCTTCGCTCGCGGGAGTCCGATCACCACCGGTACAATTTCAGGTGAGGGGCTCTCCAAGCCTGCGCCGGTCTGCTACGCCCTGTTCGCCGCCGCACAGGACCAGTCCGTGACCCCGCCCGCCCCGTTAGCCAAGCCCGACGCGCCCAGACCTCCGTCGCTGCGCGCGCCGCTGGACCTGCTGTTTCTGTTCTGCTGCATCCTGCTCACCGCCGACGTGCTCGTTCCTGAAGTCTTCGGCAGCGGCAAGACCAAGGATTACCCGCTGTGGTACTGGGCCGGGCAGCAGGTCTTGCAGGGTAAGCCGCTCTATCCCGCCACGGCCGTCGAGTATTTCGAGTTCATCTATCCGCCGCTGCCGGCGATCATGCTGGCAATCCCGAGCTGGTTCGGCAAAATTCCGCTCTATGTCGTCCTGTCGATCCTGAACGCCTTGGCGTGGTGGTACACCGGGACGTTCTCCCAGGTCATGACCGGCTCGGGGCGCAGCCCCGGCCGCTGGCTGGAGGCGCTGCCCGCCGTCATCACCATGCCGTTCGTGTTCGACATGTTCGACCTCGGCCAGCCGAACCTCGTCCTGCTGGCCATGATGCTCTACGGTTTCTGGAGCTTGCGGCATCAACGTCCCTGGCTTGCAGGCTTCATGTTCGCGCTCGCTGCCGCCATCAAGGTGTTTCCCGTCGCGGTCCTGCCGTATCTGGTCTGGCGGCGGAAATGGGCGGCGGCCGCTGCTACGGTCGCCTTCGCAGGCATCCTGCTCTACGTCGTGCCGGCGCCTATCCGCGGCTTCGAGCGCAACGCGGCCGAGCTTGCGACCTGGTATCAGGGCATGGTCGGAACGAGCTCGGAAAAAGGCTTCGGCCAGCGTGACGAGCAGAACTGGTCGTGGGTCAACCAGTCCCTCATCGCCGTCACGCACCGCATGGTCCGTCCGATCAACTACAATCAGGACGATCCCAAGAAGCCGCCGCGTACGATGAACATCATCGACGTTGACTACAGGACGGCGAACTGGATCGTGCTGGGGCTGTCGGCATTGCTGGGGCTCGGCTTCGTCGCGATCATGCCGCGGCAAGCACTGCGAACGGCGCGCTCGGATGCCGAGGAGCTCGCCATCCTGTTCTGCCTGATCACGGTGGCCTCGCCTTTGGCGCGGCAATACTACTTCATGTGGCTGTTCTTCCCGATGACGGTGCTGATGCATCGCGCCGCCTTCGACGAACGGGCGAAGGTGCGCCTCGGAACCTGGCTCGCCCTCGGCGGGAGCGGCGTCCTCATGCTGCTGGCGCTGCCGTGGTTTCCCAATGTGCTCCAGGCCTGGGGCAATAATCTCCTGGCAACCGCGGTTCTTGCAGGTACCCTCGCATGGCACATCCGGCATCCGCCCGTTGCCGCTGGCTCCGAGCCTGCGACGGCGCTAAAAGCCGGTACCTCTTGAGACTCGAACGTCAGGAATCCGACCATGGCCAATGCGCAGCTTCAATCCGTGCTCGATCACATCGACGGGGATTTCGACAACAGCCTGGAGCGCCTGTTCGCGCTGTTGCGGATCAAGTCGATCTCCGCCGATCCGGCCTTCGCCGGGGATTGCAAGGCGGCGGCCGAGCATCTCGCCAAGGACATCGCGAGCCTCGGCGTCACCACTGAAGTGAGGGCGACGGCCGGGCATCCCGCCATCGTCGGCAAGACCGGGGCCGGCGCACGGCCGCATGTGATCTTTTACGGCCATTACGACGTGCAGCCGGTCGATCCGCTCGATCTCTGGCACCGTCCGCCGTTCGAGCCCGTGGTGACGGACCATGCCGACGGCCGCAAGATCATCGTCGCGCGCGGCGCCGAGGACGACAAGGGCCAGGTGATGACCTTCGTCGAGGCCTGCCGCGCCTGGAAGAAGGTGACGGGCTCGCTGCCGATCGACGTTACTTTCCTGATCGAAGGCGAGGAAGAAGTCGGCTCGAAGAATTTCGTGCCCTTCATCGAAGCCAACAAGGACGAATTCAAAGCCGACTACGTGCTGGTCTGCGACACCGGCATGTGGGATCGCAACACGCCGGCGATCACGACCTCGCTGCGCGGCCTGCTTTATGAAGAGCTGAAGATCACTGCCGCCAATCGCGACCTGCATTCCGGCGTGTTCGGCGGCAGCGCGATGAACCCGATCCGGGTGCTGACGAAAATTTTGGGCGGCCTGTTCGATGACGACAACCGCATCACCATCCCGGGCTTCTATGACGGCGTGAAGGATCTGCCGCCCGACATCCTGGAGCAGTGGAAGAAGCTCAACCTGACGCCGGAGATGTTTTTGAAGCCGATCGGCCTGTCGATCCCGGCCGGCGAGAAGGGGCGCCTGCTGATCGAGCAGGCCTCATCGCGCCCGACCTGCGACGTGAACGGCATCTGGGGCGGCTATATCGGCGAGGGCTCCAAGACGGTGATCCCGTCGCATGCGTCGGCCAAGGTCTCGTTCCGCCTGGTCGAGGGGCAGGATCCCCAGAAGATCCGCAAGGCCTTCCGTGACTACGTGACGGCGCGCATTCCCGGCGACTGCAAGGTCGAGTTCGGCGACCATTCCGCCGCGCCCGCGGTCGCACTCGACTGGAACATGAAACCGCTCGCCGCCGCCAGCAAGGCGCTGACGGAGGAATGGGGCAAGGAGACCGTGCTGATGGGCTCCGGCGCGTCGATCCCGATCGTCGCCGATTTCAAGCGCACGCTCGGCCTGGACTCGCTGCTCGTCGGATTTGGCCTCGACGACGACAACATCCACTCGCCGAACGAGAAATACGACCTCCGCAGCTTCCAGAAAGGTATTCGTTCGTGGGCGCGAATTCTCGCTGCGCTGGCGGAAGTGAAGTAGGGCCCGGCACAGCGCGGTGCCGTAGGGTGAGCAAAGGCGCAAAAGCGCGGTGCCCACCATCTGTCTCTGATCGCAACAGGACGTGGGCACGCTCCGCTTTGCCCACCCTACGAGACCTGTCTCCGGAACGACGAATGCCCCAAACAAAAACGCCGCCCGGAATTGGGCGGCGTTTCATTCCGAAACGTGTAGAGGGTGTTGAAACCTACCCTACACCAAACCCCGAAATTTTCAAGACCGGTAGCCTGGAAGCTCGCGGTCGAGCTTGCGCAGCAGCGGCGGCCACACGAGCTTGGTGGCGCGCAGCTCGGCGCGGTCGCGGTTGGCGAGTAGCTCGGTGTTCTTCTCGATCGCAATCTCCTCGACCGGGTAGATCGGCGTACCCAACGCGCGCGTGCGCACCTGCATCGAGCAGGCGCGCTCGAGGTGGTACATGCGCTCGAAGGCGGAGGCGACCGAGCGGCCGACCGTGAGCGTGCCGTGATTGCGCAGCAGCATGTGGTTGTGGTCGCCGAGATCCTTCTGCAGCCGCGGCCGCTCGTCGTGGTCGAGTGCGATGCCTTCGTAGTCGTGATAGGCGAGATCGTGGGTGACGAGCTGGGCGGTCTGGTTCAGTGGCAGCAGCCCTTCCGCGCTGCTCGACACCGCGGTGCCGTCGAGGGTGTGGAGATGCAGCACGCAGATGGCGTCCTCGCGCACCTCGTGGATCGCCGAATGGATGGTGAAGCCCGCCGGGTTGATGCTGTACTCGCTCTCGGAGAGCTGGTTGCCGTACAGATCGACCTTGACGAGGCTCGAGGCCGTGATCTCGTCGAACATCAGCCCGTAGGGGTTGATCAGGAAATGATGCTCGGGGCCGGGCACGCGCGCGGAGATGTGGGTGTCGACCAGGTCGTCCCAGCCGTACAGCGCGACAAGGCGATAGCAGGCGGCGAGATCGACCCGCTGCTGCCACTCGGCCTCCGTCATATCAGACGGCACTTCCTTCAGGCGCGCTTCCGCTGGCGACATGGCTGGTCTCTCCGAACATCGTTCCGAACATCGTTGTTGCGGGGAGGGAGCGTAGTACCGCTCGTGGCAAGCAGCAAGGCGGCCAAAGCGCGGCAGTCCAGCGTAGCCCGCATGGAGCGAGCCACAGAGAGAAGGATATTACGGCGCCGGGATCGACAGCAGGCTGGAAATGCTGCGGCCGCGGATGTCGTAGACGCGGGCGAACACCACGTCGTCGCGCTTGATCTCGACCATCACGGGCGCGGTCAGGCCCTTGCAGTAGAACTCGCCGAGCGTCATCGCGAAATCGGCCGCGTTGGAATCCCAGCCGATGGTGAAGTCGGGCCCGAGCGCGACCTGCGCGGGGCGCTGCGGACCGCAGACCGCGACCTTCCATTTGCGGCCGGCCGGCGGCGCTTCCTGGCGCTCGACCAGTTGCTCGCGCAATTCATCGGAGGCCTGCTTCAGCGCCAGGCCCCAATAGTCCAGCATGAAGCGGTCGTTGGCGCCGCGCACGGTGCCGGCGATGTGGTTGAAGTGCGTGTACTGATAGGGATGCAGCCGGATCATCTCGGCGAGCGGGAGCGCGAGGCCGAAGCAGAATGTGGCGAGGACGACCGGCTGCCAGGTGCGGTGATTGGCGCGCAGGCGTTCCATGGCCCACGCGAAAGCGACGCCACCGAGCACCGCCATCGGCGGAATCACGAAGACGAAATGGCGGATGCCGTTGTACAGCGCCGGCCGCTTCACCATCGCGATCGCGAGCGGCAGGGTCGCAGCCAGCGTCAGCATCAGCATGATGGTCTTGCGGCGCGCCGGAACCTCGCGGCGCGGCAGCATGGCGAACGTGCTGAACACGGCGCCGCCGATCAGCACCAGCATCACCTCGGGCAGCTGCAGCGCGAACAGCGTCGGCAGATAGGACCAGGGCATATCCGGCACCGACACGATCGCGCCGTCGAACATCTCCTTCCACGGCTTCTCGAAGAAATGCGAGAAGTAGGTCAGCGCCTCGAAAGGATTACCGGGCTCCATGATCGACCACGGCCAGATCAGGCCCATCACGAGGTAGCCGAACGCGAGGCCGGGCAGCAGCACATAGACGACATGGGCGAAGCGCCTGATAGCCTCGCGCAGGCCCTCGCTGCGGAGTTCTTCCAGGAACAGCGGGACGAAGCCGAGCATGGCGTAGACCAGCGCGAGCCCGCCGAGAATGCGGCAGCCGATCGAAAGGCCGGCGCCCAGGCCGACGATCAGGATCGTGCGCGGCGAGGGCTTGGGGTATTCCTCGGCGAGCCGGACCAGGCCGAGCATCAGGATGATCATGGCCACCGCGAAGGGCGCATCCTTCGGATTCATGAACATGTGGCCGTAGAAGATCGGGCACAGCGCGAGCAGCAGCAGCGCGGCAAGCCCGGCAAGGGGTCCGCCGATGCGGCGGGCGAGCCGCCAGGTCACCGCAAGTCCGATCACGCCGACGATGGCGCCGAGCAGACGTCGCGTCTCGAACAACTCGAGCGGAATGAACTTGTGCAGGAGGGCCGCGACCATGTCGAAGCCGCCGCCATACATGTAGAGATTGGCGAAGGAGAGCGCCGCGGTGTCCTTGAAGCCGGAACCGAACATGCGCAGCAACAAATCGGCATATTCGGCGTGGGTGTAGTCGTCCCAGCCGAGGCCGTAGTCGCGGAAGGTCAGGCCTGCAACCACGGTGACCGCAGCCAGCACCAGCATGGCGAGATCGTCGCAGGTCCGCTCGACCGAGCGCTGTTGAGGCGTGTCGATCGCCGAAGTCGTGATGGATGTCATGGCTATCGGTGCCCCGGAATCCCCTCTTGGCCCGGCTGGTGCGCGCGGGCCTGCTCCCCGGACTCCCTATAGCGCAGTTCCATTACCAAGTAATTGGGCATTATGGCTAAATTCCTGATGCGACGCAGCAATTCCGGATATTGACAGCAGGCTAGCAGTAGC encodes the following:
- a CDS encoding helicase HerA-like domain-containing protein — protein: MTAQDSKLGDTDDKIFVGKGDEQAWLTLALANRHGLVTGATGTGKTVSLQVMAEGFARAGVPVFAADIKGDLSGIAEVGEAKDFILKRASQMGLNFQPDQFSTVFWDVFGEQGHPVRATVTEMGPLLLARMLDLNDVQEGVLNVAFRVADDNGLTLIDMKDLRALLDAIVPDSGKKAVDATEDALAAIRKAAQGFGNVTKATVGTIQRQLLVLENQGGTKFFGEPALTLKDFMKTDRDGRGMVNILVADKLLQSPRLYATFLLWMLSELFEELPEAGDLPKPKLVFFFDEAHLLFNDAPKALLDTIEQVVRLIRSKGVGVYFVTQNPIDVPDRVLGQLGNRVQHALRAFTPRDQKSVAAAAQTFRPNPKLDTAKVITELGKGEALVSFLEGNGTPTMVERVMIRPPSARIGPITPEERKAIMDASPVKGKYDTAVDEESAYEMIQKRIAGTAATAEAPAGASGGGILGQIGSIVGTIFGTNVKRGRLSTGQVIARDVTRSVTNQVIGGMAANIGKSVGGQLGGSIGRTLVRGALGGLLRR
- a CDS encoding glycosyltransferase family 87 protein, which translates into the protein MTPPAPLAKPDAPRPPSLRAPLDLLFLFCCILLTADVLVPEVFGSGKTKDYPLWYWAGQQVLQGKPLYPATAVEYFEFIYPPLPAIMLAIPSWFGKIPLYVVLSILNALAWWYTGTFSQVMTGSGRSPGRWLEALPAVITMPFVFDMFDLGQPNLVLLAMMLYGFWSLRHQRPWLAGFMFALAAAIKVFPVAVLPYLVWRRKWAAAAATVAFAGILLYVVPAPIRGFERNAAELATWYQGMVGTSSEKGFGQRDEQNWSWVNQSLIAVTHRMVRPINYNQDDPKKPPRTMNIIDVDYRTANWIVLGLSALLGLGFVAIMPRQALRTARSDAEELAILFCLITVASPLARQYYFMWLFFPMTVLMHRAAFDERAKVRLGTWLALGGSGVLMLLALPWFPNVLQAWGNNLLATAVLAGTLAWHIRHPPVAAGSEPATALKAGTS
- a CDS encoding DUF4332 domain-containing protein; the encoded protein is MTYPISEIEGLSVFAANKLKAQGIRTTDGLLEAAGTVKGRKALSAKTGISEQLLLEWANVSDYMRIPGMGRAKVNLVRAAGVTTVRELAYRNPARLAQSMRDANEKKKLLRILPSEKSVGDIIAKAKKLQPKITY
- a CDS encoding M20/M25/M40 family metallo-hydrolase, producing the protein MANAQLQSVLDHIDGDFDNSLERLFALLRIKSISADPAFAGDCKAAAEHLAKDIASLGVTTEVRATAGHPAIVGKTGAGARPHVIFYGHYDVQPVDPLDLWHRPPFEPVVTDHADGRKIIVARGAEDDKGQVMTFVEACRAWKKVTGSLPIDVTFLIEGEEEVGSKNFVPFIEANKDEFKADYVLVCDTGMWDRNTPAITTSLRGLLYEELKITAANRDLHSGVFGGSAMNPIRVLTKILGGLFDDDNRITIPGFYDGVKDLPPDILEQWKKLNLTPEMFLKPIGLSIPAGEKGRLLIEQASSRPTCDVNGIWGGYIGEGSKTVIPSHASAKVSFRLVEGQDPQKIRKAFRDYVTARIPGDCKVEFGDHSAAPAVALDWNMKPLAAASKALTEEWGKETVLMGSGASIPIVADFKRTLGLDSLLVGFGLDDDNIHSPNEKYDLRSFQKGIRSWARILAALAEVK
- a CDS encoding class II aldolase/adducin family protein: MSPAEARLKEVPSDMTEAEWQQRVDLAACYRLVALYGWDDLVDTHISARVPGPEHHFLINPYGLMFDEITASSLVKVDLYGNQLSESEYSINPAGFTIHSAIHEVREDAICVLHLHTLDGTAVSSSAEGLLPLNQTAQLVTHDLAYHDYEGIALDHDERPRLQKDLGDHNHMLLRNHGTLTVGRSVASAFERMYHLERACSMQVRTRALGTPIYPVEEIAIEKNTELLANRDRAELRATKLVWPPLLRKLDRELPGYRS
- a CDS encoding glycosyltransferase family 39 protein, yielding MTSITTSAIDTPQQRSVERTCDDLAMLVLAAVTVVAGLTFRDYGLGWDDYTHAEYADLLLRMFGSGFKDTAALSFANLYMYGGGFDMVAALLHKFIPLELFETRRLLGAIVGVIGLAVTWRLARRIGGPLAGLAALLLLALCPIFYGHMFMNPKDAPFAVAMIILMLGLVRLAEEYPKPSPRTILIVGLGAGLSIGCRILGGLALVYAMLGFVPLFLEELRSEGLREAIRRFAHVVYVLLPGLAFGYLVMGLIWPWSIMEPGNPFEALTYFSHFFEKPWKEMFDGAIVSVPDMPWSYLPTLFALQLPEVMLVLIGGAVFSTFAMLPRREVPARRKTIMLMLTLAATLPLAIAMVKRPALYNGIRHFVFVIPPMAVLGGVAFAWAMERLRANHRTWQPVVLATFCFGLALPLAEMIRLHPYQYTHFNHIAGTVRGANDRFMLDYWGLALKQASDELREQLVERQEAPPAGRKWKVAVCGPQRPAQVALGPDFTIGWDSNAADFAMTLGEFYCKGLTAPVMVEIKRDDVVFARVYDIRGRSISSLLSIPAP